The nucleotide window CCGACTACATCGCCAAGTTCGACCGTCCGGGCCTGATCGCGGCGCTGAAGGAGCAGACCACGGTGCATGCGGTGCCGGAAGTGCTGGAGCAGGCGGCATGAGCGAGACCAGGAAGGACACCCCCGCGATGACCCGCGCCATCGACGCGATCAGCGGCAACACCACCCAGTTCGCCACCGCGATGATCGGCGGGCAGTTGTTCGGGCTGCCGATCAGCCGGGTGCAGGACGTGTTCATGCCGGAACGGCTGACCCGGGTGCCGCTGGCGCCGGACGACGTCGCCGGCGTGCTCAACCTGCGCGGCCGGATCGTCACCGCGATCGACATGCGGGCCCGTCTCGGCCTGCCCAGGAACCAGGACGGCAAGCCGCCGATGGCGATGGGCGTCGACCTGCGCGGCGAATCCTACGGCCTCCTGATCGACTCCATCGGCGAAGTGCTGACCCTGCCCGACGAGGGCCGCGAGACCAACCCGGTCAACCTCGATCCCCGCATGGCATCCTTCGCCAACGGCGTCCACCGCCTCGACGGACAGCTCATGGTCGTCCTCGACGTCGACAAAGTACTCGAAATCGCAACCCAACGTATGGCTGCATGACGTCTGGACTGAGTGCGGCGCAATCGCAGGAACTGCCCATCCGGGCTTGAACTGATAGAGGCAGAAAATGAAGACATGTCTGGTGGTCGACGACTCGAGCGTCATCCGGAAGGTCGCTCGGCGCATCCTCGAGGGGCTCGACTTCGAGATCGTCGAAGCAGAGGACGGCGAAAAGGCACTCGAAGCCTGCAAGCACGGGCTGCCCGACGCCGTTCTGCTCGATTGGAACATGCCGGTGATGGACGGCTACGAGTTCCTGCGCAATTTGCGTCGCATGCCGGGCGGTGACGCCCCGAAAGTGGTGTTCTGCACCACCGAGAACGACGTCGCGCATATCGCCCGGGCGCTGCATGCCGGGGCCAACGAGTACATCATGAAGCCCTTCGACAAGGACATCGTGACGGCGAAGTTTCAGGAAGTCGGCCTGATCTGACGGGGGTCGGAAGGCCGACTTTGGCGCCGCGTTGTGGGACGCGGTGGGGAGTGGAAAGTATGTGTTGCGTCGGTGGCCTATGAGCGTAGCTTTGGCAGGTAGTCCCGCTACGAATTCGGCGCAATACGAGCCGTTGCGCGTGATGATCGTCGACGACTCGGTCGTCATCCGCGGATTGATTTCGCGCTGGGTCGAAGCCGAGCC belongs to Rhodopseudomonas palustris and includes:
- a CDS encoding chemotaxis protein CheW, translating into MTRAIDAISGNTTQFATAMIGGQLFGLPISRVQDVFMPERLTRVPLAPDDVAGVLNLRGRIVTAIDMRARLGLPRNQDGKPPMAMGVDLRGESYGLLIDSIGEVLTLPDEGRETNPVNLDPRMASFANGVHRLDGQLMVVLDVDKVLEIATQRMAA
- a CDS encoding response regulator, translating into MKTCLVVDDSSVIRKVARRILEGLDFEIVEAEDGEKALEACKHGLPDAVLLDWNMPVMDGYEFLRNLRRMPGGDAPKVVFCTTENDVAHIARALHAGANEYIMKPFDKDIVTAKFQEVGLI